In Rutidosis leptorrhynchoides isolate AG116_Rl617_1_P2 chromosome 2, CSIRO_AGI_Rlap_v1, whole genome shotgun sequence, one genomic interval encodes:
- the LOC139890485 gene encoding probable LRR receptor-like serine/threonine-protein kinase At4g29180 isoform X1 encodes MAFFLHLILFCIAAGFVHAQVQTGYISIDCGSPENFDYVDLDTGISYTSDESFISTGVNRNISLEYAYPNNPMLPQPLSDLRTFPQANKNCYTLRPNGKKGSLNLIRATFMYGNYDGENKLPKFDLYLGMNLWQSIQFMNASDVVTTEIVSVALEDTFSVCLVNFGQGVPFISALELRPLDRSVYNIDPKISGSLVLFQRLDTGYSNGTGRYADDVYDRIWSAYSSPSWDSVHTSIDIDISGNGYRAPNEVMRTGSVPKNGTDSLEFSWKVSDPKAQFYIYMYFADLVVLGKNQTREFNVSWNDIPLFGNVRPRAYYTSAFYNAKALVGNEHKISIRPSGTGNVPPILNAIEIYRVQEFSEQATVSADVYAMDNIRTTYKVSRNWVGDPCGPKKYSWEGVKCNYTGSNPPHIISINLSASDLTGQIAASIANLSLLESLDLSNNSLTGPIPEFLEKLPFLKFLYLRGNQLSGYVPQSLLTRSRSGLLTLSVDSQNLCDSGSCQKKKKRKFVPIVVSILSTMFLLLILIIVWRIRRKRPTQKESTDKEGRGLESNNKQFTYAEVANMTNNFETPIGKGGFGTVYLGHLKNGTQVAVKLLSASSSQGYKEFQNEAELLMRVHHRNLASFVGYSHDNNKMALVYEYMANGNLKTYILDRHIHPLSWEMRLKIAIDAAQGLEYLHHGCRPAIIHRDVKSANILLSENLEAKIADFGLSKGLPDDKTTQILTEVTGTTGYLDPEYRRSHNLNEKSDVYSFGIVLLELITGQPAIIKSMDHIHIMKYVGWYIKQGDITSVIDEQMDGDYNLDSVWKAMEVSVACTRAMSTHRLTMSEVLTGLKSCLEMEMAHGPKTPVNHGIRKMVGLRMDDSPEVCSMDFDLMTGPSGR; translated from the exons ATGGCATTCTTTCTTCATCTGATCCTTTTCTGTATTGCTGCAGGGTTTGTTCATGCTCAGGTTCAAACAG gatatataagCATTGATTGTGGATCACCAGAAAATTTCGATTATGTGGATCTTGATACGGGTATCAGTTACACGTCAGACGAATCATTTATAAGCACCGGAGTGAACAGGAACATTTCTTTAGAATATGCATACCCAAACAACCCAATGCTTCCACAACCTCTTTCAGATCTTAGAACCTTTCCTCAAGCGAATAAAAACTGCTACACTTTAAGGCCAAATGGTAAAAAAGGAAGTTTAAATCTGATTCGGGCTACATTCATGTATGGAAACTATGACGGTGAGAATAAATTGCCCAAATTTGATCTATATCTTGGTATGAATCTTTGGCAATCGATTCAATTTATGAACGCTTCTGATGTTGTTACTACGGAAATCGTAAGTGTTGCTTTAGAAGATACTTTTAGTGTTTGTCTTGTGAACTTTGGACAAGGTGTTCCGTTCATATCGGCGTTGGAGTTGAGGCCACTTGATAGATCAGTTTACAATATCGACCCTAAAATTTCAGGATCGTTAGTTCTGTTTCAGAGACTGGATACTGGATATAGTAATGGAACGGGTCGATATGCAGATGATGTATATGATCGAATTTGGTCTGCTTACAGTTCACCATCATGGGATTCTGTACACACatctatagatatagatataagtgGAAATGGCTATAGAGCACCGAATGAAGTCATGCGGACGGGTTCAGTGCCCAAAAATGGAACTGATTCGTTAGAGTTTAGCTGGAAAGTTTCTGACCCGAAAGCGCAGTTCTACATCTATATGTACTTTGCTGATTTAGTCGTGTTGGGGAAGAATCAGACAAGAGAGTTTAATGTTTCTTGGAACGACATTCCGCTTTTTGGAAATGTGAGACCTCGTGCTTACTACACATCTGCTTTTTATAATGCCAAAGCGTTGGTGGGTAACGAACACAAGATATCCATTCGACCAAGTGGAACTGGAAACGTTCCGCCCATTCTTAATGCTATCGAGATTTACAGGGTTCAGGAGTTTAGTGAACAAGCGACAGTTAGTGCAGATG tttatgcaaTGGACAACATTAGAACAACATATAAAGTGAGCAGAAATTGGGTGGGAGATCCTTGTGGCCCAAAGAAGTACTCATGGGAAGGTGTAAAATGCAACTACACTGGTTCGAATCCCCCACATATCATTTCGAT AAATCTTTCCGCAAGTGATTTAACAGGCCAAATAGCTGCTTCCATAGCCAATCTTTCATTATTAGAATCATT GGATCTGTCGAATAACAGTTTGACTGGGCCAATACCCGAGTTTCTGGAAAAGCTTCCATTTTTGAAGTTCTT GTACTTAAGGGGAAATCAACTATCTGGCTATGTACCACAATCTCTCTTAACGAGATCAAGATCTGGTTTACTCACACTAAG TGTGGATAGTCAGAATCTTTGTGACTCGGGATCATGTCAGAAAAAGAAGAAAAGGAAATTTGTTCCGATAGTTGTATCGATATTATCAACCATGTTCCTGTTACTTATATTGATCATCGTCTGGAGAATCAGACGCAAACGGCCAACAC AGAAAGAAAGCACAGATAAAGAAGGAAGAGGATTAGAATCTAATAACAAGCAATTTACGTATGCTGAGGTGGCAAACATGACTAACAATTTTGAAACACCGATTGGAAAGGGAGGATTTGGAACAGTTTACCTTGGTCACTTGAAAAATGGGACCCAAGTTGCAGTGAAGTTACTCTCTGCATCATCATCTCAAGGATACAAAGAATTCCAAAATGAG GCTGAGCTTTTGATGAGAGTTCATCATAGAAATTTGGCCTCTTTTGTTGGCTATTCTCATGATAATAACAAGATGGCTCTTGTGTACGAGTACATGGCTAATGGAAATCTCAAAACTTACATCTTAG ATAGACATATTCATCCATTGAGCTGGGAAATGAGACTCAAGATAGCAATAGATGCTGCACAAG GGTTGGAATATCTACACCATGGGTGCAGACCGGCTATAATTCATAGAGACGTGAAATCAGCAAACATCCTTCTTAgtgaaaatctggaagcaaaaattGCAGATTTTGGTCTTTCCAAGGGTCTCCCTGATGATAAAACTACTCAAATCTTAACAGAAGTTACTGGAACAACTGGTTATCTTGATCCAGA GTACCGCAGATCTCACAATCTGAATGAAAAAAGCGACGTATACAGTTTCGGAATTGTCCTTTTGGAGCTGATCACAGGGCAACCAGCGATCATAAAGAGCATGGATCATATTCACATTATGAAATACGTGGGGTGGTATATTAAACAAGGAGATATTACAAGTGTCATTGATGAACAAATGGACGGTGACTATAACTTAGATTCTGTGTGGAAAGCAATGGAAGTATCTGTTGCATGCACACGAGCCATGTCAACCCATAGGTTGACAATGAGTGAGGTTTTGACAGGGTTAAAGTCCTGTTTGGAGATGGAAATGGCTCACGGTCCGAAAACCCCAGTGAACCACGGGATCCGGAAGATGGTTGGGTTAAGAATGGACGATTCACCTGAGGTTTGTTCAATGGATTTTGACTTAATGACTGGTCCTTCTGGAAGATAG
- the LOC139890485 gene encoding probable LRR receptor-like serine/threonine-protein kinase At4g29180 isoform X2 has translation MAFFLHLILFCIAAGFVHAQVQTGYISIDCGSPENFDYVDLDTGISYTSDESFISTGVNRNISLEYAYPNNPMLPQPLSDLRTFPQANKNCYTLRPNGKKGSLNLIRATFMYGNYDGENKLPKFDLYLGMNLWQSIQFMNASDVVTTEIVSVALEDTFSVCLVNFGQGVPFISALELRPLDRSVYNIDPKISGSLVLFQRLDTGYSNGTGRYADDVYDRIWSAYSSPSWDSVHTSIDIDISGNGYRAPNEVMRTGSVPKNGTDSLEFSWKVSDPKAQFYIYMYFADLVVLGKNQTREFNVSWNDIPLFGNVRPRAYYTSAFYNAKALVGNEHKISIRPSGTGNVPPILNAIEIYRVQEFSEQATVSADVYAMDNIRTTYKVSRNWVGDPCGPKKYSWEGVKCNYTGSNPPHIISINLSASDLTGQIAASIANLSLLESLDLSNNSLTGPIPEFLEKLPFLKFLYLRGNQLSGYVPQSLLTRSRSGLLTLSVDSQNLCDSGSCQKKKKRKFVPIVVSILSTMFLLLILIIVWRIRRKRPTQKESTDKEGRGLESNNKQFTYAEVANMTNNFETPIGKGGFGTVYLGHLKNGTQVAVKLLSASSSQGYKEFQNEAELLMRVHHRNLASFVGYSHDNNKMALVYEYMANGNLKTYILDRHIHPLSWEMRLKIAIDAAQGLEYLHHGCRPAIIHRDVKSANILLSENLEAKIADFGLSKGLPDDKTTQILTEVTGTTGYLDPESHNLNEKSDVYSFGIVLLELITGQPAIIKSMDHIHIMKYVGWYIKQGDITSVIDEQMDGDYNLDSVWKAMEVSVACTRAMSTHRLTMSEVLTGLKSCLEMEMAHGPKTPVNHGIRKMVGLRMDDSPEVCSMDFDLMTGPSGR, from the exons ATGGCATTCTTTCTTCATCTGATCCTTTTCTGTATTGCTGCAGGGTTTGTTCATGCTCAGGTTCAAACAG gatatataagCATTGATTGTGGATCACCAGAAAATTTCGATTATGTGGATCTTGATACGGGTATCAGTTACACGTCAGACGAATCATTTATAAGCACCGGAGTGAACAGGAACATTTCTTTAGAATATGCATACCCAAACAACCCAATGCTTCCACAACCTCTTTCAGATCTTAGAACCTTTCCTCAAGCGAATAAAAACTGCTACACTTTAAGGCCAAATGGTAAAAAAGGAAGTTTAAATCTGATTCGGGCTACATTCATGTATGGAAACTATGACGGTGAGAATAAATTGCCCAAATTTGATCTATATCTTGGTATGAATCTTTGGCAATCGATTCAATTTATGAACGCTTCTGATGTTGTTACTACGGAAATCGTAAGTGTTGCTTTAGAAGATACTTTTAGTGTTTGTCTTGTGAACTTTGGACAAGGTGTTCCGTTCATATCGGCGTTGGAGTTGAGGCCACTTGATAGATCAGTTTACAATATCGACCCTAAAATTTCAGGATCGTTAGTTCTGTTTCAGAGACTGGATACTGGATATAGTAATGGAACGGGTCGATATGCAGATGATGTATATGATCGAATTTGGTCTGCTTACAGTTCACCATCATGGGATTCTGTACACACatctatagatatagatataagtgGAAATGGCTATAGAGCACCGAATGAAGTCATGCGGACGGGTTCAGTGCCCAAAAATGGAACTGATTCGTTAGAGTTTAGCTGGAAAGTTTCTGACCCGAAAGCGCAGTTCTACATCTATATGTACTTTGCTGATTTAGTCGTGTTGGGGAAGAATCAGACAAGAGAGTTTAATGTTTCTTGGAACGACATTCCGCTTTTTGGAAATGTGAGACCTCGTGCTTACTACACATCTGCTTTTTATAATGCCAAAGCGTTGGTGGGTAACGAACACAAGATATCCATTCGACCAAGTGGAACTGGAAACGTTCCGCCCATTCTTAATGCTATCGAGATTTACAGGGTTCAGGAGTTTAGTGAACAAGCGACAGTTAGTGCAGATG tttatgcaaTGGACAACATTAGAACAACATATAAAGTGAGCAGAAATTGGGTGGGAGATCCTTGTGGCCCAAAGAAGTACTCATGGGAAGGTGTAAAATGCAACTACACTGGTTCGAATCCCCCACATATCATTTCGAT AAATCTTTCCGCAAGTGATTTAACAGGCCAAATAGCTGCTTCCATAGCCAATCTTTCATTATTAGAATCATT GGATCTGTCGAATAACAGTTTGACTGGGCCAATACCCGAGTTTCTGGAAAAGCTTCCATTTTTGAAGTTCTT GTACTTAAGGGGAAATCAACTATCTGGCTATGTACCACAATCTCTCTTAACGAGATCAAGATCTGGTTTACTCACACTAAG TGTGGATAGTCAGAATCTTTGTGACTCGGGATCATGTCAGAAAAAGAAGAAAAGGAAATTTGTTCCGATAGTTGTATCGATATTATCAACCATGTTCCTGTTACTTATATTGATCATCGTCTGGAGAATCAGACGCAAACGGCCAACAC AGAAAGAAAGCACAGATAAAGAAGGAAGAGGATTAGAATCTAATAACAAGCAATTTACGTATGCTGAGGTGGCAAACATGACTAACAATTTTGAAACACCGATTGGAAAGGGAGGATTTGGAACAGTTTACCTTGGTCACTTGAAAAATGGGACCCAAGTTGCAGTGAAGTTACTCTCTGCATCATCATCTCAAGGATACAAAGAATTCCAAAATGAG GCTGAGCTTTTGATGAGAGTTCATCATAGAAATTTGGCCTCTTTTGTTGGCTATTCTCATGATAATAACAAGATGGCTCTTGTGTACGAGTACATGGCTAATGGAAATCTCAAAACTTACATCTTAG ATAGACATATTCATCCATTGAGCTGGGAAATGAGACTCAAGATAGCAATAGATGCTGCACAAG GGTTGGAATATCTACACCATGGGTGCAGACCGGCTATAATTCATAGAGACGTGAAATCAGCAAACATCCTTCTTAgtgaaaatctggaagcaaaaattGCAGATTTTGGTCTTTCCAAGGGTCTCCCTGATGATAAAACTACTCAAATCTTAACAGAAGTTACTGGAACAACTGGTTATCTTGATCCAGA ATCTCACAATCTGAATGAAAAAAGCGACGTATACAGTTTCGGAATTGTCCTTTTGGAGCTGATCACAGGGCAACCAGCGATCATAAAGAGCATGGATCATATTCACATTATGAAATACGTGGGGTGGTATATTAAACAAGGAGATATTACAAGTGTCATTGATGAACAAATGGACGGTGACTATAACTTAGATTCTGTGTGGAAAGCAATGGAAGTATCTGTTGCATGCACACGAGCCATGTCAACCCATAGGTTGACAATGAGTGAGGTTTTGACAGGGTTAAAGTCCTGTTTGGAGATGGAAATGGCTCACGGTCCGAAAACCCCAGTGAACCACGGGATCCGGAAGATGGTTGGGTTAAGAATGGACGATTCACCTGAGGTTTGTTCAATGGATTTTGACTTAATGACTGGTCCTTCTGGAAGATAG